Genomic window (Jeotgalibaca ciconiae):
GAAACAACTTAAAGAGGTTGAACGCAAACGTCTAACTGATTACGCGGAACGGAAAGAGGATAGTTCATATTACGAAGGAAGCGTTTGGGATTTTGACGTTGACTATTCCATTGCGCTGCCATGTGCGACGCAAAATGAAATCGACGGAGAAAAAGCAAGCCGAATGGTTAAAAATGGCGTCTACTGCGTTAGTGAAGGGGCAAATATGCCAAGTAATCTAGATGCAATTCATGTTTACTTAGATAACAAAATCTTTTATGGTCCTGCAAAAGCAGCTAATGCTGGAGGAGTAGCGACAAGTGCCTTAGAAATGGCGCAAAATGCTCAACATGGACACTGGACATTTGAAAGAGTCGATCAAGAATTGCAAGTAATAATGAAAAACATATTTAAAACAGTGGAAGAAACTGCTTCTGAATATGACCTGGCAGGTAATTATCTGGCTGGTGTTAATATTGCCTCTTTTCTGAATGTGGCAAATGCAATGATTTTTCAAGGAATCGTTTAATATAAAGAGCAAAATGATAGGGATTATGAGAATTCCTATCATTTTGCTCTTTTTATGTGAGAAAACTTTAATTGTGATTGTTTTAGCTAATTACGATTAACTGTTTTTCAGAAAAAAAGTTCTCTAAAAATTTTCCTTGGAATAAAGAATGCGTGGTTTTGCCCTTATAAAATGCTGTTATATATTTTTTATAGATAAATCAACGTTTTTACAATTGATAATAGTACAGTTTGTTTCTTATAGTAAAACAGATGAGAACAGAAAATGAGAGGATAAAGTGCTAAACTCATCCAAAAACTCGAAGGATATTGGTTTTTACCTCTCGTTAAAAATTGAACAATCGATTTTCCATAACCGTTTTCATTGTTGTTAAGACAAACATTTTTATGAAAAAACGAACCTATACCTTGCATTCAGGCGGAGTCAGTGGTAAATTTAGATAGTGAGGTAACAAGAATAATACAGTTCGCCAAGCTGTATAAAAAGTCATCGGAAGATGAAAAATCATTGAAAAAGAGAGGAATGTGTTAGCATGGCTACAAAGAAAACGAAAATTGATATTGACGCATTGCTGAACCCGTCGAACACAGATTTTCGCATGGTTCAAATTATGGATGAGGAAGGTAAAATTGTTAATCCTGACTTAATGCCTGAACTTAGCGATGAAGAACTAGTTCAATTCATGACTGATATGGTTTGGTCTCGTATTTTACATGAACGTTCTACTGCATTGAACCGCCAAGGTCGCCTAGGATTCTACGCGCCAACTGCTGGTCAAGAAGCTAGTCAATTAGGAAGTATTGCTGCAATTGAGAAAGAGGATGTTTTACTTCCAGGATACCGTGATGTCCCACAATTAATTAAACATGGTCTTCCTTTAACAAAAGCATTTTTATGGTCTAGAGGACATGCTGGAGGTAATGAGTATCCAGAAGATCTAAAAGCTTTACCACCACAAATTATTATCGGTGCACAATATGTTCAAACTGCTGGTGTAGCACTAGGACTTAAAAAACGTGGAAATAAAAATGTTGCGATTACTTATACTGGTGATGGTGGTACTTCTCAAGGAGACTTCTATGAAGGTATTAACTTTGCTGGTTCTTACCAAGCGCCTGCAATTTTTGTTATACAAAATAACGGCTGGGCTATTTCAACACCTCGCCATGTACAAACAGCAGCTCCAACATTAGCACAGAAAGCTGTAGCAGCTGGTATCCCAGGAATCCAAGTTGATGGAATGGATATTTTAGCTGTTTACGCTGTAACGAAAAAAGCTCGTGAATATGCGCTTGCTGGAAATGGTCCTGTTTTAATTGAAACAATTTGCTACCGTTTCGGTCCACATACACTTTCTGGAGATGATCCAACACGTTACCGTGATGATGCAGAACTTGAAGGATGGCAAGCAAAAGATCCTCTAATTCGTATGCGTAAACATTTGACTGAAAAAGGTCTATGGACAGAAGAAAAAGAAAATGAAGTAATTGAAGCTGCAAAAGAAGAAATAAAAGAAGCAGTTCAAGAAGCAGACAAAGCTCCAAAACAAAAAGTATCTTCATTCTTGAAGAATATGTTTGAAGAGCCAAGCTTCACAACAGCAGAACAAATTGAAATTTTTGAAGCAAAGGAGAATAAATAATCATGGCACAAAAAACAATGATTCAAGCTATCACAGATGCGTTAGCACAAGAACTTGAAAATGATCCAAATGTCCTGATTTTTGGAGAGGACGTAGGTAAAAACGGAGGTGTATTCCGTGCTACTCAAGGTCTTCAAGAACAATTTGGCGAAGATCGCGTATTCGACACACCGCTAGCAGAATCTGGTATTGGTGGATTAGCGTTCGGATTAGCATTAGAAGGATTCCGACCAGTACCTGAAATTCAATTCTTTGGATTTGTATTTGAAGTTATGGACTCCATTGTTGCTCAAATGGCTCGTACACGTTACCGTATGAGTGGAACACGTACCATGCCGATTGTTATTCGTTCTCCATTTGGTGGTGGCGTGCATACTCCTGAATTGCACTCAGATAACTTAGAAGGTTTAATTGCTCAATCACCTGGTATTAAAGTGGTTATTCCATCAAACCCATATGATGCAAAAGGACTTTTAATTTCTGCAATCCGTGATAATGACCCAGTTGTTTACTTAGAGCATATGAAACTGTATCGTTCATTCCGAGACGAAGTTCCTGATGAAGCATACACAGTTCCTCTAGGAAAAGCTGCTATTACACGTGAAGGAACAGATATCTCTGTCATCACATACGGAGCAATGGTTCGTGAAGCTGTGAAAGCTGCAGAAAAACTAGAAAAAGAAGGAATTTCAGTCGAAGTAGTTGACCTACGTACTGTTTCTCCATTAGATATTGAAACAATTATTGCATCTGTTGAAAAAACCGGACGCGTTGTAGTAGTACAAGAAGCGCAACGTCAAGCTGGAGTCGGCGCGATGGTTATGTCGGAAATTTCTGAACGTGCGATCCTTTCCCTAGAAGCACCTATCGGACGTGTTGCAGCACCAGATACTGTATTCCCATTTGGACAAGCTGAAAACTCTTGGTTACCAAATGCAACAGATATCGAAGAGAAAGTAAAAGAAATTTACAACTTCTAATTTGTTTGCTAACAAATTGAGTAAAGAGCAAATACGGTTCTAACTACAAGGACTGTATTTTCTCTTATTCTTATTGAAGAAAAGAACAATCGATTTTTATAACGAAGGGATGTTAAAATAATGGCGTTTAAATTCAAATTGCCAGCACTGGGCGAAGGGATTATGGAAGGTGAAGTAGCTTCTTGGCCAGTCAAAGAAGGCGACACGATTAATGAGGACGATACTTTAGTAGAAATCCAAAATGACAAATCTGTTGAAGAAATACCATCTCCAGTAACAGGTAAAATCTTGAAAATTGTTGCACCAGAAGGAACTGTAGCAACAATAGGCGATGTTTTAGTTGAAATCGACGTACCTGGATATGAAAGTGAAGAAGATGCAGCTCCAGCTCCAGCAGTTGAAGAATCTGCACCAGCAGCACCAGCTTCTACAGGCGGCGGTGTATTCCAATTTAAGTTGCCAGCATTGGGCGAAGGGATTATGGAAGGTGAAGTAGCTTCTTGGCCAGTTAAAGAAGGCGACACAATTAATGAGGACGATACTTTAGTAGAAATCCAAAACGACAAATCTGTTGAAGAGATTCCATCTCCAGTAACAGGTACAATTGTAAAAATTGTTGCACCAGAAGGAACTGTAGCAGTAATCGGTGATGTGTTGGTTGAAATCGATGCACCAGGACATAATGATTCTGCAGCATCTACTCAAGCTTCAACTCCTGCAGCAGCACCAGTTTCTGCTGATAAACCAGCTTCAGAAGGACAAGGCGGAGTTCCAGAAGCAGCCGATCCAAACCGTCGTGTTCTAGCTATGCCATCTGTTCGTCAATATGCACGTGAAAAAGGCGTAGACATTACACAAGTAACAGCTAGTGGAAAAGCTGGCCGTGTACTAAAAGAAGATATTGATAACTTTGGTGGAGCACCAGCAGCAGCGCCTGCAAAAGAGGCACCAGTAGCAGCTCAAGAAACAAAAGCATCTACGGAAGCTTCAGCTCCTGCAGCAGCACCAGCTCAACCATATACTTCAAATGTAGCAGAATTGGAAACGCGCGAAAAATTAACTCCAATGAGAAAAGCAATTTCAAAAGCAATGGTGAACAGCAAGCATACTGCGCCTCACGTAACATTGCATGATGAAGTTGAAGTTTCTAAATTATGGGATCACCGTAAGAAATTTAAAGAAGTCGCTGCTAACCGCGGAACAAAATTAACATTCTTACCATATGTTGTGAAAGCATTGACTGCAACAGTTCGTGACTTCCCTATATTGAATGCATCAATTGACGATGCAGCTCAAGAAATTGTATACAAGAATTACTTTAACATTGGTATTGCAACAGACACTGATGCAGGTCTATTCGTTCCAAACGTAAAAGATACAAACTCTAAAGGTATGTTCCAAATTGCTGACGAAATCAATGAATTAGCTGCAAAAGCACATGATGGCAAATTAACAGCAGCTGAAATGAGAAATGGCTCAGTTACAATTAGTAACATTGGTTCTGTTGGTGGTGGTTGGTTTACACCAGTTATCAACTTCCCAGAAGTTGCAATTCTTGGTGTAGGTACAATTGCTCAACAACCAATCGTGAACGCAGAGGGCGAGATTGCTGTTGGCCGTGTAATGAAACTTTCATTAAGCTTCGACCACCGTATCGTCGATGGAGCAACTGCTCAAAAAGCTATGAACAACATCAAACGTTTATTAGCTGATCCAGAATTATTATTGATGGAAGGATGATTAAAGAATGGTAGTAGGCGATTTCGCAGTTGAATTAGATACAGTTGTAATTGGATCAGGACCTGGTGGTTATGTAGCTGCCATCCGTGCTGCTCAATTAGGACAAAAGGTAGCAATCGTTGAGAAAGAATTCATCGGAGGCGTTTGTTTAAACGTTGGATGTATTCCTTCAAAAGCTTTGATTGCTGCTGGCCATCGTTATCAAGAATCACTTGATTCTGCTATTTTTGGTGTAACTGCTGAAAATGTGACGTTGGACTTTACAAAGACTCAAGAGTGGAAAGACAACAAGGTTGTTAAAACATTGACAAGCGGTGTTGAATACTTATTGAAGAAAAACAAAGTTGAAATTATCATGGGAACTGCATTTTTCAATGATGAAGATACTTTGCGTGTGTTTACTGATGACGCCGCTCAAACTTATACTTTCAAAAATGCTATTGTGGCGACAGGAAGTCGTCCAATCGAAATTAAAGGATTTAAATTTGGTGGACGTATTATCGATTCTACAGGTGGATTGAACTTGAAAGAAGTTCCTAAGAAACTTGTTATCGTTGGCGGAGGAGTTGTGGGTACTGAATTAGGTACAGCTTACGCAAACCTTGGTGCTGAAGTAACCATTCTTGAAGGATCACCACAATTATTACCTTCATTTGAAAAAGATATGGTAAAACTTGTTGAAAAATCTTTCAAAGACAAAGGCATTAAGTACGTTACAAATGCAATGGCTAAAGAAGCGGTAGACAATGGTGACAGTGTAACAGTTAAATATGAAGCAGACGGTAAAGAAGAAGCAATCGATGCTGATTATGTTATGGTTACTGTTGGTCGTCGTCCGAACACAGATGATTTAGGTCTGGATGTAGTTGGCGTTGAAATGACTGACCGTGGTTTAGTTAAAGTGGATAACCAAGGACGTACAAACGTTCAACATATTTTTGCAATTGGAGATATCACGCCAGGCGCTGCACTTGCTCATAAAGCAAGTTATGAAGCTAAGATTGCTGCTGAAGCAATCGCTGGTAAAGCAGTTGCAATTGACTACACTGCAATGCCTGCAGTTGCCTTTACTGATCCAGAATTGGCGACAGTTGGTTTAACTGAAAAAGAAGCAAAAGAGCAAGGATTGGATGTGAAAGCATCTAAATTCCCATTGTCTGGTAACGGACGTGCTCTATCATTAAATGCTACAGAAGGTTTTGTACGTTTAGTTACTACAAAAGAAGATAATGTTATTGTCGGTGCACAAGTTGCCGGTGTAAGTGCTAGTGATATAATTGCTGAATTAGGTTTAGCAATTGAATCTGGTATGAATGCTGAAGATATTGCATTAACAATTCATTCACATCCATCACTATCTGAAACTGTAATGGATGCTTCTGAATTAGCTCTAGGGCTGCCGATTCATATTTAATTTCCGTATTTCTATAAAAAGAGACCTTGAAAACTTGTTTTCAAGGTCTCTTTTTCATATGATAGTTATAGAAGAGAAAATGCAGGGAGAGATAAGCATGCAGAATTATCAATATCCAATTGAGATAGATTGGACTCATGATGAAATGAATAAAGTTATCATGTTGTGGAATGCAGTTGAATCTGCATATGAGAATGAAGTGAACCGAGAAGAATTCCTAAAACGATACCGTTCCTTTAAAGAAGTGGTGCCATCTAAAGGAGAAGAGAAGCGGTATGGAAGTATGTTCGAAAAAGAAACAGGTTATTCTCTTTATCAAGTAGTAAAGTTAGCAAGCAATACAGATAATAGGACAATAAAAATGAAAAGAAAGTAGGAATTGCTGAATGGAGTACGAATTAATAGCAGAACTGACGAGAGAATGGGTAGATGAAGCAGGAGAGATGCTGCGGGAATCACTAAAAAATACGTCACTAAAAATAGAAGAGAAAACAAATCCTAGTGACTTAGTCACCGAAATGGATCGTGCAATAGAAGCTTTTTTTGTAGAAAAAATACAAAAGCATTTTCCAGATCATAAAATCTTTGGAGAAGAAGGAACTTATGATGAAATAAATGATTTAAGTGGTTTTATATGGATCATTGATCCGATTGACGGAACATTGAATTACGTGAAGCAAAAAAGTAATTTTTGTTCGATGATTGCGTTATTTAAAGATGGAGAAGGAGTGCTTTCATTCATTAATGATGTGATACATGAGGATGTTTATTTTGGAATAAAAGGCAAGGGTGTTTTTTGCAACGATAGACGATTGGAAACTGTACCCCCTCACTCTTTGAATGAAGGTCTTATCGCAATAAGTACAAAAATGGTAACAAATGAATCGGAAAAAACTAAAGAAGTGGTTCAAGAAGCATTAGGGGTTCGTTTGATTGGTTCGGCTGGTCTGGAAATGATTCAGGTCCTTACAAATCGTGTATCCGCCTATATTACGAATGATTTGAGTGCATGGGACATTGCTCAAGGATATATGCTGGCTACTGAATTGGGCTTAACTTTTACAAGACGAGACGGCACACCGATTAATTTAATGGAAAAAAATCCTATTTTAGTAGCAAATTCTCAAGCACATAAGGAAATTGTATCCAAATTTGTAAAAGAATAATTATTTTCTTTTCCTATCGTTCTTTTTTCTTTCCAAATGAAAAGAGCCATGATACAATGGAGCAGTTGAAAAAGACTGTCAATAAACAAATAAATTGATGTAAAGTATTTTCAAGAGACCGTTGGACCGACCCTTAAACTTGTTTCAGTTTGGGTCTTTCTTTTTGGGATGTAAATGTTTGGAGGAAAAACATGAAAGTAAGAGAAGATATAAGAAATGTAGCGATTATTGCTCACGTTGACCATGGTAAAACTACGATGGTTGATGAATTATTAAAACAATCAGAAACTTTAGACGAACGTGCGCAACTGAATGAACGAGCAATGGATTCAAATGATATTGAGAAAGAGCGTGGAATTACGATTCTTGCTAAAAACACAGCAGTTTCTTATAAAGGAACACGCATTAATATCATGGATACACCAGGTCACGCGGACTTCGGTGGAGAAGTAGAAAGAATCATGAAAATGGTAGACGGGGTAGTTTTGATTGTAGATGCATATGAAGGTACGATGCCTCAAACACGTTTCGTACTAAAGAAAGCGCTAGAACAAAAACTGACGCCTATCGTAGTGGTCAATAAAATCGACAAACCAACCGCGCGCCCAGTTGAAGTGGTAGATGAAGTATTAGAATTATTTATCGAACTAGGTGCAGATGATGAACAATTAGAATTTCCAGTCGTATATGCTTCTGGAATTAATGGGACATCCAGTCTTTCTGACAAGCCAGAAGACCAAGTAGACACAATGGATTTTATATTTGATACGATTATCGAACACATTCCTGGCCCGATTGATAATTCAGATGAACCATTGCAATTCCAAGTAGCATTACTTGATTACAATGATTTTGTCGGAAGAATTGGTATTGGTCGCGTATTTAGAGGAACGATTAAAGTTGGAGATCAAGTATCCTTGTTGAAATTGGACGGAACAACGAAAAACTTCCGTGTAACGAAGTTGTTTGGTTTCTTCGGTTTAGACCGCGTAGAAATTGATGAAGCAGTTGCAGGCGATTTAATCGCTGTCTCTGGTATGGAAGACATCTTTGTTGGTGAAACAATCACTCCTGTTGATCATCAAGATGCACTGCCTATATTACATATCGATGAGCCAACACTTCAAATGACATTCTTGACGAACAATTCACCTTTTGCAGGTCGTGAAGGAAAATTTGTCACTTCTCGTAAACTTGAAGAACGTATTATGAAAGAACTTCATACAGACGTATCCTTGAAAGTTGAAAATACTGATTCTCCCGATGCATGGATTGTATCTGGACGTGGAGAATTGCATTTATCGATTTTAATTGAAAACATGCGTCGTGAGGGATATGAATTACAAGTTTCTCGTCCTGAAGTAATCATCAAAAACTTTGACGGTGTAAGATGTGAACCGTTTGAACGAGTACAAATTGATACTCCAGAAGAATATATGGGATCTGTAATAGAATCACTTAGCCAACGTAAAGGCGAAATGCAAGATATGCAAAATAGTGGAAATGGCCAGATTCGTTTGATTTTCCTTGTTCCTTCTCGCGGATTAATTGGATATTCTACAGAATTCCTATCATTAACACGTGGATATGGAATTATGTCACATACATTCGAATCGTACTTGCCAGAATTATCTGGAAAAATTGGTGGTCGTCGTAATGGCGCATTGGTTTCTACAGAAACAGGTAAAACTACGACATACGGTATTATGGGCGTTGAAGACCGTGGTACAATTTTCATTGAACCTGGTGTAGATATTTATGAAGGTATGGTAGTTGGTGAAAATGCTCGTGAAAATGACATTGCTGTTAACATCACAAAAGCAAAACAACAGACTAACGTACGTTCTGCTAACAAAGATCAAACGAACGTTATCAAGCGTCCACGTCATTTAACGTTAGAAGAAACGATTGAGTTTATGGGCGAAGACGAATATTGTGAGATTACACCACAGAGTATTCGTTTACGTAAACAAATTCTAGATAAGAATGAACGTGAAAAAGCAGCAAAACGTAAGAAAAAAGCAATCGAACAAGCCGATTAATTCGAGTTCTAACTGAATGAATAGTAAAGCCAAAAAAACAATGTCTCATAAGATCCAGACATGTTTTTTTGGCTTTTTTGTGTGAATCAAACGTCAATGGTCGATATTTCTATGTTATAATAAATAAGACTTTTAATTATGAATCAAGGAGGGATCCCATGAATGTACAGAGTAAAGGACAAGCGCTCCAAATATTGAAGCAAGATGCTGAAAAAATTTATTCCTTGATCAATAGTCAAAAAGAACATTTGTGTTACGCGGCATGTCCTGCTTTTGAGGAAGTTGTTGATACACAATTATTCGGTTTGTCTAAACAAATTGATTTTGCAATTCAATTAGGAGTCTTGGGCGAAGAAGAAGGTCATCAAATTATAGCAGACCTTGAAACCTCATTAAACCGCATGTATTCTGATTATTTTAAAAAACATACAACTAAGCCTCAAAGAGAAGGAGGCATATGAAAGTGGATCAAAAAGAAAAATCAATTGTTCAATCAATTAAGAAAAAAGTGCAGTTCTTTGATTGGAATTTATTGATTCCCTATTTAATTTTATTAGGAATAGGGGTTTTCATGGTTTATAGTTCCAGTAGTTATTTTGCAATGTCTAACTTAAATAATTCTGAGTATTTTTTTAAAAGACAACTAATGTATGCCGTTATTAGTGTTCTTGTTGTTTCTTTTTTTTCCACTATAAATTTTCGCTTATTAAAGTCTGTTGGAATAATAAGTGGCGTCATGTTTGTTTTGTTATTCATGTTGATTTATTTGGTAACATTGGGAGTGGATCCAATCAACGGATCAAGTGCTTGGATTGACGCTGGACCTATAAATATTCAGCCATCTGAGTTTTTCAAGATTGCTATGATTTTATATTTGGCTGTTTTCTTGTCCAACAATCAAAATAAATTAGCAAACATTGGCGAATCTTATGATGGTCCTGCTAAAGAAAATGGTAAAAAAAGAAATACAGTTTCTCAGATTTATCAAATTGTAAGAAAACCATTAATCTGTTTAGGTGTTTTTATTACGCTTATTTTAATACAGCCAGATTTGGGTGGGGTTATTATTCTGCTCAGTATTTGTGTAATTATGGTCTTACTTAGTGGTGTTCCTTTTAAGATTAGTTTGGCAACTTTTGGTTTGGCGGGAGCTGTGTATGCAGTTTTTATTGCGTTTATTAAATTAGTGGGATCGATACCATTTGTACCTACCTACATGCTTGAACGTTTTACCGCTTATCTAGATCCTTTTGGAGATATGCAAAACTCTTCGTTCCAATTGGTTAATTCGTTTTATGCACTTGCACGAGGCGGACTTTTTGGAGTAGGAATTGGAGAAAGCATTCAGAAATCTGGTTATCTGCCAGAATCATATACAGATTTCATCATCCCCATCATGGGAGAAGAGATTGGTTTAATAGGAGTTTTGATAATTCTTGCAATTTTCTTTTATCTTGTTTATTACATTTTTCGTATGAGTCTTCGTATTCGTGATTCTTTTGGTCAATTAGTTTGTATTGGGATTGCCTCTATGTTTTTGATACAAGGAACCATAAATGTAGGAGGAGCAGTTGGAATTATGCCTTTGACGGGGGTAACCTTTCCATTTATAAGTTATGGCGGTTCTAGCATACTTGTGTCCTCTATGGCAATTGGAATCCTCAACAATATTTACATTTACGATCGAATGAATGATCGATAATTTGCAAAGGAAGCTAATAAGAGCTTCCTTTTTGATAATAGATAAGGGGTAATGAAATTGTTCGATAGAAAAGGGTGGAAAAAATGAAAAGATATTTCTTTCCCCTATTAATTCTGTTTTTGTTTGTTTTATATTATTTTCCTATCTTGCATGAAACCCCTGATACAAATCAGAACAAAGGATTAACGGAAGAACCGACCTTAATGTCGGATATGGATA
Coding sequences:
- a CDS encoding alpha-ketoacid dehydrogenase subunit beta; protein product: MAQKTMIQAITDALAQELENDPNVLIFGEDVGKNGGVFRATQGLQEQFGEDRVFDTPLAESGIGGLAFGLALEGFRPVPEIQFFGFVFEVMDSIVAQMARTRYRMSGTRTMPIVIRSPFGGGVHTPELHSDNLEGLIAQSPGIKVVIPSNPYDAKGLLISAIRDNDPVVYLEHMKLYRSFRDEVPDEAYTVPLGKAAITREGTDISVITYGAMVREAVKAAEKLEKEGISVEVVDLRTVSPLDIETIIASVEKTGRVVVVQEAQRQAGVGAMVMSEISERAILSLEAPIGRVAAPDTVFPFGQAENSWLPNATDIEEKVKEIYNF
- a CDS encoding FtsW/RodA/SpoVE family cell cycle protein, giving the protein MDQKEKSIVQSIKKKVQFFDWNLLIPYLILLGIGVFMVYSSSSYFAMSNLNNSEYFFKRQLMYAVISVLVVSFFSTINFRLLKSVGIISGVMFVLLFMLIYLVTLGVDPINGSSAWIDAGPINIQPSEFFKIAMILYLAVFLSNNQNKLANIGESYDGPAKENGKKRNTVSQIYQIVRKPLICLGVFITLILIQPDLGGVIILLSICVIMVLLSGVPFKISLATFGLAGAVYAVFIAFIKLVGSIPFVPTYMLERFTAYLDPFGDMQNSSFQLVNSFYALARGGLFGVGIGESIQKSGYLPESYTDFIIPIMGEEIGLIGVLIILAIFFYLVYYIFRMSLRIRDSFGQLVCIGIASMFLIQGTINVGGAVGIMPLTGVTFPFISYGGSSILVSSMAIGILNNIYIYDRMNDR
- a CDS encoding inositol monophosphatase family protein, which translates into the protein MEYELIAELTREWVDEAGEMLRESLKNTSLKIEEKTNPSDLVTEMDRAIEAFFVEKIQKHFPDHKIFGEEGTYDEINDLSGFIWIIDPIDGTLNYVKQKSNFCSMIALFKDGEGVLSFINDVIHEDVYFGIKGKGVFCNDRRLETVPPHSLNEGLIAISTKMVTNESEKTKEVVQEALGVRLIGSAGLEMIQVLTNRVSAYITNDLSAWDIAQGYMLATELGLTFTRRDGTPINLMEKNPILVANSQAHKEIVSKFVKE
- the pdhA gene encoding pyruvate dehydrogenase (acetyl-transferring) E1 component subunit alpha, whose amino-acid sequence is MATKKTKIDIDALLNPSNTDFRMVQIMDEEGKIVNPDLMPELSDEELVQFMTDMVWSRILHERSTALNRQGRLGFYAPTAGQEASQLGSIAAIEKEDVLLPGYRDVPQLIKHGLPLTKAFLWSRGHAGGNEYPEDLKALPPQIIIGAQYVQTAGVALGLKKRGNKNVAITYTGDGGTSQGDFYEGINFAGSYQAPAIFVIQNNGWAISTPRHVQTAAPTLAQKAVAAGIPGIQVDGMDILAVYAVTKKAREYALAGNGPVLIETICYRFGPHTLSGDDPTRYRDDAELEGWQAKDPLIRMRKHLTEKGLWTEEKENEVIEAAKEEIKEAVQEADKAPKQKVSSFLKNMFEEPSFTTAEQIEIFEAKENK
- the lpdA gene encoding dihydrolipoyl dehydrogenase, which produces MVVGDFAVELDTVVIGSGPGGYVAAIRAAQLGQKVAIVEKEFIGGVCLNVGCIPSKALIAAGHRYQESLDSAIFGVTAENVTLDFTKTQEWKDNKVVKTLTSGVEYLLKKNKVEIIMGTAFFNDEDTLRVFTDDAAQTYTFKNAIVATGSRPIEIKGFKFGGRIIDSTGGLNLKEVPKKLVIVGGGVVGTELGTAYANLGAEVTILEGSPQLLPSFEKDMVKLVEKSFKDKGIKYVTNAMAKEAVDNGDSVTVKYEADGKEEAIDADYVMVTVGRRPNTDDLGLDVVGVEMTDRGLVKVDNQGRTNVQHIFAIGDITPGAALAHKASYEAKIAAEAIAGKAVAIDYTAMPAVAFTDPELATVGLTEKEAKEQGLDVKASKFPLSGNGRALSLNATEGFVRLVTTKEDNVIVGAQVAGVSASDIIAELGLAIESGMNAEDIALTIHSHPSLSETVMDASELALGLPIHI
- a CDS encoding DUF1507 family protein is translated as MNVQSKGQALQILKQDAEKIYSLINSQKEHLCYAACPAFEEVVDTQLFGLSKQIDFAIQLGVLGEEEGHQIIADLETSLNRMYSDYFKKHTTKPQREGGI
- a CDS encoding UPF0223 family protein; protein product: MQNYQYPIEIDWTHDEMNKVIMLWNAVESAYENEVNREEFLKRYRSFKEVVPSKGEEKRYGSMFEKETGYSLYQVVKLASNTDNRTIKMKRK
- a CDS encoding dihydrolipoyllysine-residue acetyltransferase, coding for MAFKFKLPALGEGIMEGEVASWPVKEGDTINEDDTLVEIQNDKSVEEIPSPVTGKILKIVAPEGTVATIGDVLVEIDVPGYESEEDAAPAPAVEESAPAAPASTGGGVFQFKLPALGEGIMEGEVASWPVKEGDTINEDDTLVEIQNDKSVEEIPSPVTGTIVKIVAPEGTVAVIGDVLVEIDAPGHNDSAASTQASTPAAAPVSADKPASEGQGGVPEAADPNRRVLAMPSVRQYAREKGVDITQVTASGKAGRVLKEDIDNFGGAPAAAPAKEAPVAAQETKASTEASAPAAAPAQPYTSNVAELETREKLTPMRKAISKAMVNSKHTAPHVTLHDEVEVSKLWDHRKKFKEVAANRGTKLTFLPYVVKALTATVRDFPILNASIDDAAQEIVYKNYFNIGIATDTDAGLFVPNVKDTNSKGMFQIADEINELAAKAHDGKLTAAEMRNGSVTISNIGSVGGGWFTPVINFPEVAILGVGTIAQQPIVNAEGEIAVGRVMKLSLSFDHRIVDGATAQKAMNNIKRLLADPELLLMEG
- the typA gene encoding translational GTPase TypA — its product is MKVREDIRNVAIIAHVDHGKTTMVDELLKQSETLDERAQLNERAMDSNDIEKERGITILAKNTAVSYKGTRINIMDTPGHADFGGEVERIMKMVDGVVLIVDAYEGTMPQTRFVLKKALEQKLTPIVVVNKIDKPTARPVEVVDEVLELFIELGADDEQLEFPVVYASGINGTSSLSDKPEDQVDTMDFIFDTIIEHIPGPIDNSDEPLQFQVALLDYNDFVGRIGIGRVFRGTIKVGDQVSLLKLDGTTKNFRVTKLFGFFGLDRVEIDEAVAGDLIAVSGMEDIFVGETITPVDHQDALPILHIDEPTLQMTFLTNNSPFAGREGKFVTSRKLEERIMKELHTDVSLKVENTDSPDAWIVSGRGELHLSILIENMRREGYELQVSRPEVIIKNFDGVRCEPFERVQIDTPEEYMGSVIESLSQRKGEMQDMQNSGNGQIRLIFLVPSRGLIGYSTEFLSLTRGYGIMSHTFESYLPELSGKIGGRRNGALVSTETGKTTTYGIMGVEDRGTIFIEPGVDIYEGMVVGENARENDIAVNITKAKQQTNVRSANKDQTNVIKRPRHLTLEETIEFMGEDEYCEITPQSIRLRKQILDKNEREKAAKRKKKAIEQAD